The Epinephelus lanceolatus isolate andai-2023 chromosome 21, ASM4190304v1, whole genome shotgun sequence genome has a segment encoding these proteins:
- the mrm1 gene encoding rRNA methyltransferase 1, mitochondrial isoform X1, translating to MWVLSVAHQHKLLLVGTRRLHKSALFLRVGCYHVSAFVLHPEDSSINPVVRRRHSVINTSGVQHKPVVPDGKRDHKRSVLSKVRKNETPVLQKPSERRGGDSRVSSELRRLSLEDFPEQKERMEGQRSTLNSKAESYEVLFGVAPCLLALSQGRRKAQRLFVKDGEASHRASVLQVCEEAHRQGVQVQRVSKRDLDKMSSGRVHQGVCLQASPLSYLTEDRNSAPSRGDAPLWLVLERIQDPMNLGAILRSAYFLGVDRVVSSLRHSCPLSPVVSKASSGVMEVLEVYGYEDLEDMLELKVAQGWQVVGTVGAEAQESQIPVTQCADFHMTKPTVLLMGGEGEGLSQQLLSLCQTLLTIPAGRELFPGIESLNVSVATGILLHSLLLSRSSTT from the coding sequence ATGTGGGTGTTGAGTGTTGCACATCAGCACAAGTTGCTCCTCGTTGGGACTAGAAGATTGCACAAGTCTGCATTATTTTTACGAGTGGGCTGTTATCACGTCTCAGCCTTTGTCCTGCACCCAGAGGACAGCAGCATCAACCCTGTGGTGAGGAGACGACACAGTGTGATAAATACTTCCGGTGTCCAACACAAACCTGTTGTACCAGATGGAAAGCGAGATCATAAGAGGTCAGTTCTGAGTAAAGTGCGGAAGAATGAGACCCCAGTGTTGCAGAAACCAagtgagaggagggggggggacAGCAGAGTGTCATCTGAACTCAGGAGACTGAGTCTGGAGGATTTCCCCGAGCAGAAGGAGAGGATggagggtcagaggtcaacacTGAACTCCAAAGCTGAGAGCTATGAGGTGCTGTTTGGCGTCGCTCCCTGTCTCTTGGCTCTCTCTCAGGGCAGAAGGAAGGCCCAGAGGCTGTTTGTAAAAGATGGCGAGGCCTCTCACAGGGCGTCTGTGTTACAGGTGTGTGAGGAGGCTCATCGACAAGGAGTACAAGTCCAGCGGGTCAGTAAGAGGGATCTGGACAAGATGTCTTCTGGGCGAGTGCATCAAGGAGTATGTCTGCAAGCAAGTCCTCTGAGCTACCTCACAGAGGACAGAAACTCTGCACCCAGCAGAGGAGACGCCCCTCTCTGGCTCGTCTTGGAGAGAATTCAGGACCCGATGAATCTCGGCGCCATCCTGCGCTCAGCTTACTTCCTCGGTGTGGACAGAGTCGTCAGCAGTCTTCGCCACAGCTGTCCGTTGTCTCCAGTGGTCAGCAAGGCCAGCTCAGGCGTCATGGAGGTGCTCGAGGTGTATGGGTATGAAGACCTTGAGGACATGCTGGAGTTGAAGGTGGCTCAGGGCTGGCAGGTGGTTGGCACGGTGGGAGCTGAAGCACAGGAGTCCCAGATTCCTGTCACCCAGTGTGCAGACTTTCACATGACTAAACCCACGGTGTTGCTGATGGGAGGTGAGGGGGAGGGACTGTCCCAGCAGCTGCTCTCTCTGTGCCAAACTCTCCTCACCATCCCAGCTGGTAGAGAGTTGTTCCCAGGTATAGAGTCTCTGAACGTCTCTGTAGCTACAGGCATTCTGCTGCACTCCCTGCTGTTGTCCAGGAGCTCCACCACATGA
- the mrm1 gene encoding rRNA methyltransferase 1, mitochondrial isoform X2, with protein MWVLSVAHQHKLLLVGTRRLHKSALFLRVGCYHVSAFVLHPEDSSINPVVRRRHSVINTSGVQHKPVVPDGKRDHKRSVLSKVRKNETPVLQKPSERRGGDSRVSSELRRLSLEDFPEQKERMEGQRSTLNSKAESYEVLFGVAPCLLALSQGRRKAQRLFVKDGEASHRASVLQVCEEAHRQGVQVQRVSKRDLDKMSSGRVHQGVCLQASPLSYLTEDRNSAPSRGDAPLWLVLERIQDPMNLGAILRSAYFLGVDRVVSSLRHSCPLSPVVSKASSGVMEVLEVYGYEDLEDMLELKVAQGWQVVGTVGAEAQESQIPVTQCADFHMTKPTVLLMGGEGEGLSQQLLSLCQTLLTIPAGRELFPVLCLLDVCCFWADSWSPIFL; from the coding sequence ATGTGGGTGTTGAGTGTTGCACATCAGCACAAGTTGCTCCTCGTTGGGACTAGAAGATTGCACAAGTCTGCATTATTTTTACGAGTGGGCTGTTATCACGTCTCAGCCTTTGTCCTGCACCCAGAGGACAGCAGCATCAACCCTGTGGTGAGGAGACGACACAGTGTGATAAATACTTCCGGTGTCCAACACAAACCTGTTGTACCAGATGGAAAGCGAGATCATAAGAGGTCAGTTCTGAGTAAAGTGCGGAAGAATGAGACCCCAGTGTTGCAGAAACCAagtgagaggagggggggggacAGCAGAGTGTCATCTGAACTCAGGAGACTGAGTCTGGAGGATTTCCCCGAGCAGAAGGAGAGGATggagggtcagaggtcaacacTGAACTCCAAAGCTGAGAGCTATGAGGTGCTGTTTGGCGTCGCTCCCTGTCTCTTGGCTCTCTCTCAGGGCAGAAGGAAGGCCCAGAGGCTGTTTGTAAAAGATGGCGAGGCCTCTCACAGGGCGTCTGTGTTACAGGTGTGTGAGGAGGCTCATCGACAAGGAGTACAAGTCCAGCGGGTCAGTAAGAGGGATCTGGACAAGATGTCTTCTGGGCGAGTGCATCAAGGAGTATGTCTGCAAGCAAGTCCTCTGAGCTACCTCACAGAGGACAGAAACTCTGCACCCAGCAGAGGAGACGCCCCTCTCTGGCTCGTCTTGGAGAGAATTCAGGACCCGATGAATCTCGGCGCCATCCTGCGCTCAGCTTACTTCCTCGGTGTGGACAGAGTCGTCAGCAGTCTTCGCCACAGCTGTCCGTTGTCTCCAGTGGTCAGCAAGGCCAGCTCAGGCGTCATGGAGGTGCTCGAGGTGTATGGGTATGAAGACCTTGAGGACATGCTGGAGTTGAAGGTGGCTCAGGGCTGGCAGGTGGTTGGCACGGTGGGAGCTGAAGCACAGGAGTCCCAGATTCCTGTCACCCAGTGTGCAGACTTTCACATGACTAAACCCACGGTGTTGCTGATGGGAGGTGAGGGGGAGGGACTGTCCCAGCAGCTGCTCTCTCTGTGCCAAACTCTCCTCACCATCCCAGCTGGTAGAGAGTTGTTCCCAG